A single genomic interval of Oceanithermus profundus DSM 14977 harbors:
- a CDS encoding TRAP transporter large permease has protein sequence MDPLVAVVVLLAILFLLLGLSVWVFVSLFAVALVSIDLFTSTPPLRLLGNIAWNATDSWALVALPLFIFMGELLLRTRISERMFDGLAPWLAWLPGRLLHTNVVASTIFAAVSGSSAATAATIGKINIPELRKRGYDDDLILGSLAGAGTLGFLIPPSLVMIIYGVLAEVSIGKLFIAGVIPGLMLAGGFMLYLVYAGLRWPEKAPGGDRYTWKDRFFGLVNLVPVTLLILLVLGSIYMGFATPTESAAIGVLGAFLLALAYRSLTLESFRQAVLGSVRTTSMIGLIIAGASLLSTAMGFMGIPTALAAWIASLGLSKYLLVVVIALFYIVLGFFLDGISMIVITLPITLPLVTQAGFSPLWFGIFLVLMVEAAQITPPVGFNLFVIQGVARAPILRVARAALPFFAILMGLAALITVWPEVVLFLPQLMRG, from the coding sequence ATGGATCCCCTCGTCGCCGTCGTCGTCCTGCTCGCGATCCTCTTCCTGCTGCTGGGGCTGAGCGTCTGGGTCTTCGTATCCCTCTTCGCGGTGGCCCTCGTCTCCATCGACCTCTTCACCTCGACCCCGCCGCTGCGTCTGCTCGGCAACATCGCCTGGAACGCCACCGACTCCTGGGCCCTGGTGGCGCTGCCGCTCTTCATCTTTATGGGCGAGCTGCTGCTGCGCACCCGCATCTCCGAACGCATGTTCGACGGCCTTGCCCCCTGGCTGGCCTGGCTTCCCGGCCGGTTGCTGCACACCAACGTGGTGGCCAGCACGATTTTCGCCGCGGTCTCGGGCTCTTCGGCGGCCACCGCCGCCACGATCGGCAAGATCAACATCCCCGAACTGCGCAAGCGCGGCTACGACGACGACCTGATCCTGGGCTCGCTCGCGGGGGCCGGAACGCTGGGCTTCTTGATCCCGCCGTCGCTCGTCATGATCATCTACGGCGTGCTCGCCGAGGTGTCGATCGGGAAGCTCTTCATCGCCGGGGTGATCCCGGGGCTTATGCTCGCCGGCGGCTTCATGCTCTACCTCGTCTACGCCGGGCTGCGCTGGCCCGAAAAGGCGCCGGGCGGAGACCGGTACACCTGGAAGGACCGCTTCTTCGGGCTCGTGAACCTCGTGCCCGTCACCCTGCTGATCCTGCTGGTGCTCGGCAGCATCTACATGGGCTTCGCGACCCCGACCGAGTCGGCGGCGATCGGGGTGCTGGGGGCGTTCCTGCTGGCCCTCGCCTACCGATCGCTCACCCTCGAGAGCTTCCGGCAGGCGGTGCTGGGCAGCGTGCGCACCACCAGCATGATCGGCCTCATCATCGCCGGCGCGTCGCTGCTCTCGACGGCGATGGGCTTCATGGGCATCCCCACCGCGCTGGCCGCCTGGATCGCCTCGCTGGGGCTTTCGAAGTACCTGCTCGTCGTGGTGATCGCGCTCTTCTACATCGTCCTCGGTTTCTTCCTCGACGGGATCAGCATGATCGTGATCACCCTGCCCATCACGCTGCCGCTCGTCACCCAGGCAGGCTTCAGCCCGCTGTGGTTCGGCATCTTCCTGGTGCTCATGGTCGAGGCCGCGCAGATCACCCCGCCGGTCGGTTTCAACCTCTTCGTCATTCAGGGGGTGGCCCGGGCTCCGATCTTGCGGGTGGCGCGCGCGGCGCTGCCTTTTTTCGCCATCCTGATGGGGCTCGCGGCGCTGATCACGGTCTGGCCCGAGGTCGTGCTCTTCCTCCCCCAGCTCATGCGCGGATAG
- a CDS encoding TRAP transporter small permease subunit, whose amino-acid sequence MRSIVRAAEGLATLTGWVAGFLLLLTTGLILYEIALRQFFGRSTLIAEEYSGYFMAGIVYLAAGYTLQKGEHIRVGLLRERLSPAWRRRLDLIAGLLGLAFATLLVLALGNQTLDALHYGTRSFLPSRTPLVYPYAGALAGALVLWTGFVAFVLKRWAGEEG is encoded by the coding sequence GTGCGGTCCATCGTGCGGGCCGCAGAGGGCCTGGCCACCCTGACCGGATGGGTGGCCGGCTTTCTGCTGCTGCTCACCACCGGCCTCATCCTCTACGAGATCGCCCTGCGTCAGTTCTTCGGACGCAGCACCCTGATCGCCGAGGAGTACTCGGGGTACTTCATGGCGGGGATCGTCTACCTGGCCGCGGGGTACACGTTGCAAAAGGGGGAGCACATCCGCGTGGGCCTGCTCCGCGAACGCCTGAGCCCGGCATGGCGGCGCCGTCTGGACCTGATCGCGGGCCTGCTGGGCCTCGCCTTCGCCACCCTGCTCGTCCTCGCGCTGGGAAACCAAACCCTCGACGCCCTGCACTACGGCACCCGCAGCTTCCTTCCTTCGCGCACGCCGCTCGTCTACCCCTACGCGGGGGCGCTCGCGGGGGCGCTGGTCCTCTGGACGGGCTTCGTCGCCTTCGTGCTCAAGCGCTGGGCCGGTGAGGAGGGCTAG
- the menC gene encoding o-succinylbenzoate synthase, giving the protein MKIESAEVVVVELPLNFRFETSFGVQTHRTVPLLVLRGEGLEGYAEGVMTAFPGYREETLAGALDLVEKGLLPAAVGRDWPNPEALARALERFRGNPMAKAMVEMAFWDLWARGLGLPLKDALGGVRDRVPVGVSLGIQPDLEATIDAVARHLEAGYRRIKLKIKPGWDVAVVAAVRERFPEAHLTVDANSAYRLSDARKLARLDAYDLDYIEQPLAYDDLLDHAQLAQRLDTPICLDESITSARAARQALELGAAGVINVKVARVGGHGEARRVHDLAQAFGVPVWMGGMLETGVGRAHNIHAATLANFTLPGDTSSASRYWAHDVVNEPLEAEEGWMPVPKGPGLGVTLDRAFLERVRVGGFEVSGGAA; this is encoded by the coding sequence ATGAAGATCGAATCCGCCGAGGTCGTCGTCGTCGAACTGCCGCTGAACTTCCGCTTCGAGACATCGTTCGGCGTGCAAACCCACCGAACCGTTCCCCTGCTCGTGCTCCGGGGCGAGGGGCTCGAGGGCTACGCCGAGGGCGTGATGACCGCCTTCCCCGGCTACCGTGAGGAAACGCTCGCCGGCGCCCTGGATCTGGTAGAAAAGGGCCTGCTTCCCGCCGCGGTGGGCCGGGACTGGCCGAACCCCGAGGCGCTGGCCCGGGCGCTGGAGCGCTTTCGCGGCAACCCCATGGCCAAAGCGATGGTCGAGATGGCGTTCTGGGACCTGTGGGCGCGGGGCCTGGGGCTGCCGCTCAAGGACGCGCTGGGCGGCGTCCGCGACCGCGTCCCCGTGGGGGTCTCGCTGGGCATCCAGCCGGATCTGGAGGCGACGATCGACGCCGTGGCCCGGCACCTCGAAGCCGGCTACCGGCGCATCAAGTTGAAGATCAAGCCGGGCTGGGACGTCGCGGTGGTGGCCGCCGTGCGGGAACGCTTCCCCGAAGCCCACCTCACCGTCGACGCCAACTCCGCCTACCGGCTCTCCGATGCGCGCAAGCTGGCGCGGCTGGACGCCTACGACCTCGACTACATCGAGCAACCCCTCGCCTACGACGACCTGCTCGACCACGCCCAGCTCGCCCAGCGGCTGGATACCCCGATCTGCCTCGACGAGTCGATCACCTCGGCGCGCGCCGCCCGGCAGGCGCTCGAGCTCGGCGCGGCCGGGGTGATCAACGTCAAGGTGGCCCGGGTGGGCGGTCACGGCGAGGCCCGCAGGGTGCACGACCTGGCTCAGGCCTTCGGGGTGCCCGTCTGGATGGGCGGGATGCTCGAGACCGGGGTGGGCCGCGCCCACAACATCCACGCCGCGACCCTCGCCAACTTCACCCTTCCGGGGGACACGAGCTCCGCGAGCCGCTACTGGGCGCACGACGTCGTGAACGAACCCCTCGAGGCCGAGGAGGGATGGATGCCGGTCCCCAAGGGGCCGGGGCTGGGCGTCACCCTGGACCGGGCCTTCCTCGAGCGCGTGCGCGTAGGCGGCTTTGAGGTTTCTGGAGGCGCGGCGTGA
- a CDS encoding MBL fold metallo-hydrolase — protein sequence MKPFKLGGFEVYFLEDARFRLDGGAMFGVVPKPLWSRVAEADAQNRIPLTIRPMLVRAGERWVLIETGMDDKQGEKHRKIYGIEGAGRLLEQLRALGLSPGDVDLVINTHLHFDHAGLNTVSRDGRIVPLFTNARYLVQKQELYDATHVHERNRASYLPENVEPVAEAGLFEEVEGEVEVLPGLTLVPLPGHTLGQQGVVLRSDGRTLVYTADLMPTLAHAPLAYIMAYDLYPVTTLEVRKAYYPAWAEEGAYLATPHDPGAPLGRLVRDERGYRAEPLSP from the coding sequence ATGAAGCCCTTCAAGCTCGGCGGGTTCGAGGTCTACTTCCTGGAGGACGCGCGTTTCCGCCTCGACGGGGGCGCGATGTTCGGGGTCGTGCCCAAACCGCTCTGGAGCCGCGTCGCCGAGGCCGACGCGCAGAACCGCATCCCCCTGACGATCCGGCCGATGCTCGTGCGCGCGGGCGAACGCTGGGTCCTGATCGAGACCGGGATGGACGACAAGCAAGGGGAGAAGCACCGCAAGATCTACGGCATCGAGGGCGCGGGCCGCTTGCTCGAACAGCTGCGGGCCCTGGGGCTGTCCCCGGGGGACGTCGATCTGGTCATCAACACCCACCTGCACTTCGACCACGCCGGGTTGAACACAGTTTCACGAGATGGCCGTATCGTGCCGCTCTTCACGAATGCCCGCTACCTGGTGCAGAAACAGGAGCTGTACGACGCGACCCACGTCCACGAGCGCAACCGCGCCAGCTACCTCCCGGAGAACGTCGAGCCCGTGGCGGAGGCCGGTTTGTTCGAAGAGGTGGAAGGGGAGGTCGAGGTGTTGCCCGGCCTTACGCTCGTGCCGCTGCCGGGCCACACCCTGGGGCAGCAGGGGGTGGTGCTCCGCTCCGATGGACGCACCCTCGTCTACACCGCCGACCTGATGCCCACGCTGGCCCACGCGCCGCTGGCCTACATCATGGCCTACGACCTCTACCCCGTAACCACGCTGGAGGTGCGCAAGGCCTACTACCCGGCGTGGGCCGAGGAGGGGGCCTACCTGGCCACCCCGCACGATCCCGGAGCCCCGCTGGGCCGGCTCGTTCGTGACGAGCGCGGCTACCGGGCCGAACCGCTAAGCCCGTAG